Proteins encoded within one genomic window of Aspergillus nidulans FGSC A4 chromosome VII:
- a CDS encoding protein alcM (transcript_id=CADANIAT00007875), with product MDDPLLRAWTTQYTNSPITTPRSATPGECRLRPPRDERVEKPRHPKNPPTPPSMSMPYAVSSVPQGNMCNVDRGNGALEYINPSLLLFPQDYASQESNNYASARRVSDRRIGQSPYTRPNTPNVEGVSNVSSSDQRSSLSGRNGREEQSNPPVDIFEGILAKMLAFDVVRPPSTNELGNDEPPREVEAKQPTVHHGFAISVGWSSTFFPDDIQEGSGHSRNTVDTVGHF from the coding sequence ATGGACGACCCTTTACTCCGCGCCTGGACGACGCAATATACAAACTCACCAATCACAACACCACGGTCTGCTACACCTGGAGAGTGCCGCCTACGCCCACCGCGCGACGAACGCGTGGAGAAGCCTCGACACCCCAAGAATCCTCCAACCCCGCCTTCCATGTCCATGCCCTATGCTGTCAGCTCTGTGCCCCAAGGAAACATGTGCAATGTGGACCGGGGCAACGGCGCACTTGAGTATATCAACCCGAGCCTGCTGCTATTTCCACAAGACTATGCAAGCCAAGAGTCCAACAATTATGCGAGCGCAAGACGGGTTAGTGACCGACGGATTGGTCAGTCTCCCTATACGCGTCCCAATACACCGAACGTGGAAGGTGTCTCCAATGTGTCTTCGTCGGATCAACGGTCCTCGCTGTCCGGGCGCAACGGGCGAGAGGAGCAATCCAACCCGCCAGTAGATATTTTCGAAGGGATTCTAGCAAAAATGCTGGCGTTTGATGTTGTGCGGCCGCCGTCTACGAACGAATTAGGCAATGATGAGCCTCCGCGTGAGGTGGAGGCGAAACAACCGACTGTCCATCATGGATTTGCAATTAGTGTTGGCTGGTCCAGTACATTCTTCCCCGATGACATACAGGAGGGGTCAGGGCATTCGAGAAATACCGTGGATACAGTTGGGCATTTCTAG
- a CDS encoding alcohol dehydrogenase alcA (transcript_id=CADANIAT00007876) — protein sequence MSIPTMQWAQVAEKVGGPLVYKQIPVPKPGPDQILVKIRYSGVCHTDLHAMMGHWPIPVKMPLVGGHEGAGIVVAKGELVHEFEIGDQAGIKWLNGSCGECEFCRQSDDPLCARAQLSGYTVDGTFQQYALGKASHASKIPAGVPLDAAAPVLCAGITVYKGLKEAGVRPGQTVAIVGAGGGLGSLAQQYAKAMGIRVVAVDGGDEKRAMCESLGTETYVDFTKSKDLVADVKAATPDGLGAHAVILLAVSEKPFQQATEYVRSRGTIVAIGLPPDAYLKAPVINTVVRMITIKGSYVGNRQDGVEALDFFARGLIKAPFKTAPLKDLPKIYELMEQGRIAGRYVLEMPE from the exons ATGTCCATCCCCACTATGCAATGGGCCCAGGTCGCCGAGAAGGTCGGCGGCCCGCTCGTCTACAAGCAGATCCCCGTCCCTAAGCCCGGTCCCGACCAGATCCTTGTGAAGATCCGCTACTCTGGGGTTTGCCACACCGACCTACACGCTATGATGGGTCACTGGCCAATCCCCGTCAAAATGCCGCTCGTCGGTGGGCACGAAGGAGCAGGAATCGTCGTGGCAAAGGGCGAACTGGTCCACGAATTCGAGATCGGCGACCAAGCTGGCATCAAATGGCTCAATGGTTCCTGCGGAGAGTGCGAGTTCTGCCGCCAATCGGACGACCCCCTCTGTGCACGCGCCCAGCTCTCTGGGTATACTGTTGACGGCACGTTCCAGCAGTATGCGCTCGGAAAGGCGAGTCATGCGTCGAAGATCCCTGCGGGCGTCCCGCTGGATGCCGCGGCCCCAGTACTCTGTGCCGGTATTACAGTGTACAAGGGATTGAAAGAGGCCGGGGTCCGGCCGGGCCAGACCGTGGCGATCGTGGGTGCCGGTGGCGGCCTGGGATCCCTTGCACAGCAGTATGCGAAGGCGATGGGGATCAGGGTTGTCGCGGTCGATGGGGGAGATGAGAAGCGGGCCATGTGTGAGTCGCTTGGAACAGAG ACATATGTCGACTTCACCAAATCTAAAGACCTGGTGGCCGACGTCAAGGCAGCGACGCCGGATGGTCTCGGTGCGCACGCGGTGATCCTGCTTGCCGTGTCAGAGAAGCCCTTCCAGCAAGCCACTGAATATGTGCGCTCTCGCGGGACAATTGTTGCTATTGGCTTGCCGCCAGATGCGTACCTCAAGGCCCCTGTGATCAACACAGTTGTTCGCATGATCACTATCAAGGGCAGCTACGTTGGAAACCGACAGGACGGTGTCGAGGCTCTGGACTTCTTCGCTCGCGGCCTGATCAAGGCTCCGTTCAAGACGGCTCCTCTGAAGGATCTGCCGAAGATTTACGAGCTTATGG AACAAGGCAGAATCGCCGGTCGTTATGTGCTAGAGATGCCAGAATAA
- a CDS encoding transcription factor alcR (transcript_id=CADANIAT00007877), producing the protein MADTRRRQNHSCDPCRKGKRRCDAPENRNEANENGWVSCSNCKRWNKDCTFNWLSSQRSKAKGAAPRARTKKARTATTTSEPSTSAATIPTPESDNHDAPPVINSHDALPSWTQGLLSHPGDLFDFSHSAIPANAEDAANVQSDAPFPWDLAIPGDFSMGQQLEKPLSPLSFQAVLLPPHSPNTDDLIRELEEQTTDPDSVTDTNSVQQVAQDGSLWSDRQSPLLPENSLCMASDSTARRYARSTMTKNLMRIYHDSMENALSCWLTEHNCPYSDQISYLPPKQRAEWGPNWSNRMCIRVCRLDRVSTSLRGRALSAEEDKAAARALHLAIVAFASQWTQHAQRGAGLNVPADIAADERSIRRNAWNEARHALQHTTGIPSFRVIFANIIFSLTQSVLDDDEQHGMGARLDKLLENDGAPVFLETANRQLYTFRHKFARMQRRGKAFNRLPGGSVASTFAGIFETPTPSSESPQLDPVVASEEHRSTLSLMFWLGIMFDTLSAAMYQRPLVVSDEDSQISSASPPRRGAETPINLDCWEPPRQVPSNQEKSDVWGDLFLRTSDSLPDHESHTQISQPAARWPCTYEQAAAALSSATPVKVLLYRRVTQLQTLLYRGASPARLEAAIQRTLYVYNHWTAKYQPFMQDCVANHELLPSRIQSWYVILDGHWHLAAMLLADVLESIDRDSYSDINHIDLVTKLRLDNALAVSALARSSLRGQELDPGKASPMYRHFHDSLTEVAFLVEPWTVVLIHSFAKAAYILLDCLDLDGQGNALAGYLQLRQNCNYCIRALQFLGRKSDMAALVAKDLERGLNGKVDSFL; encoded by the exons ATGGCAGATACGCGCCGACGCCAGAATCATAGCTGCGATCCCTGTCGCAAGGGCAAGCGACGCTGTGATGCCCCG GAAAATAGAAACGAGGCCAATGAAAACGGCTGGGTTTCGTGTTCAAATTGCAAGCGTTGGAACAAGGATTGTACCTTCAATTGGCTCTCATCCCAACGCTCCAAGGCAAAAGGGGCTGCACCTAGAGcgagaacaaagaaagccagGACCGCAACAACCACCAGTGAACCATCAACTTCAGCTGCAACAATCCCTACACCGGAAAGTGACAATCACGATGCGCCTCCAGTCATAAACTCTCACGACGCGCTCCCGAGCTGGACTCAGGGGCTACTCTCCCACCCCGGCGACCTTTTCGATTTCAGCCACTCTGCTATTCCCGCAAATGCAGAAGATGCGGCCAACGTGCAGTCAGACGCACCTTTTCCGTGGGATCTAGCCATCCCCGGTGATTTCAGCATGGGCCAACAGCTCGAGAAACCTCTCAGTCCGCTCAGTTTTCAAGCAGTCCTTCTTCCGCCCCATAGCCCGAACACGGATGACCTCATTcgcgagctggaagagcAGACTACGGATCCGGACTCGGTTACCGATACTAATAGTGTACAACAGGTCGCTCAAGATGGATCGCTATGGTCTGATCGGCAGTCGCCGCTACTGCCTGAGAACAGTCTGTGCATGGCCTCAGACAGCACAGCACGGCGATATGCCCGTTCCACAATGACGAAGAATCTGATGCGAATCTACCACGATAGTATGGAGAATGCACTGTCCTGCTGGCTGACAGAGCACAATTGTCCATACTCCGACCAGATCAGCTACCTGCCGCCCAAGCAGCGGGCGGAATGGGGCCCGAACTGGTCAAACAGGATGTGCATCCGGGTGTGCCGGCTAGATCGCGTATCTACCTCATTACGCGGGCGCGCCCTGAGTGCGGAAGAGGACAAAGCCGCAGCCCGAGCCCTGCATCTGGCGATCGTAGCTTTTGCGTCGCAATGGACGCAGCATGCGCAGAGGGGGGCTGGGCTAAATGTTCCTGCAGACATAGCCGCCGATGAGAGGTCCATCCGGAGGAACGCCTGGAATGAAGCACGCCATGCCTTGCAGCACACGACAGGGATTCCATCATTCCGGGTTATATTTGCGAATATCATCTTTTCTCTCACGCAGAGTGtgctggatgatgatgagcagcACGGTATGGGTGCACGTCTAGACAAGCTACTCGAAAATGACGGTGCGCCCGTGTTCCTGGAAACCGCGAACCGTCAGCTTTATACATTCCGACATAAGTTTGCACGAATGCAACGCCGCGGTAAGGCTTTCAACAGGCTCCCGGGAGGATCTGTCGCATCGACATTCGCCGGTATTTTCGAGACACCGACGCCGTCGTCTGAAAGCCCACAGCTTGACCCGGTTGTGGCCAGTGAGGAGCATCGCAGTACATTAAGCCTTATGTTCTGGCTAGGGATCATGTTCGATACACTAAGCGCTGCAATGTACCAGCGACCACTCGTGGTGTCAGATGAGGATAGCCAGATATCATCGGCATCTCCACCAAGGCGCGGCGCTGAAACGCCGATCAACCTAGACTGCTGGGAGCCCCCGAGACAGGTCCCGAGCAATCAAGAAAAGAGCGACGTATGGGGcgacctcttcctccgcaccTCGGACTCTCTCCCAGATCACGAATCCCACACACAAATCTCTCAGCCAGCGGCTCGATGGCCCTGCACCTACGAAcaggccgccgccgctctcTCCTCTGCAACGCCCGTCAAAGTCCTCCTCTACCGCCGCGTCACGCAGCTCCAAACCCTCCTCTATCGCGGCGCCAGCCCTGCCCGCCTTGAAGCGGCCATCCAGAGAACGCTCTACGTTTATAATCACTGGACAGCGAAGTACCAACCATTTATGCAGGACTGCGTTGCTAACCACGAGCTCCTCCCTTCGCGCATCCAGTCTTGGTACGTCATTCTAGACGGTCACTGGCATCTAGCCGCGATGTTGCTAGCGGACGTTTTGGAGAGCATCGACCGCGATTCGTACTCTGATATCAACCACATCGACCTTGTAACAAAGCTAAGGCTCGATAATGCACTAGCAGTTAGTGCCCTTGCGCGCTCTTCACTCCGAGGCCAGGAGCTGGACCCGGGCAAAGCATCTCCGATGTATCGCCATTTCCATGATTCTCTGACCGAGGTGGCATTCCTGGTAGAACCGTGGACCGTCGTTCTTATTCACTCGTTTGCCAAAGCTGCGTATATCTTGCTGGACTGTTTAGATCTGGACGGCCAAGGAAATGCACTAGCGGGGTACCTGCAGCTGCGGCAAAATTGCAACTACTGCATTCGGGCGCTGCAATTTCTGGGCAGGAAGTCGGATATGGCGGCGCTGGTTGCGAAGGATTTAGAGAGAGGTTTGAATGGGAAAGTTGACAGCTTTTTGTAG
- a CDS encoding protein alcP (transcript_id=CADANIAT00007879), translating to MLFKNASFLFPLVLPLGALASSGPGNGTSGFMTFQPGFKAILGEHPKLELLHENRTYPFAHEAPVYIPDTGDLFIVGNYQTPTGGQAIQISRMVPQKNGSYVREIIHPDIPMANGAINYNGGILFCDQGTKERPSSLIFMNATAPYETKVLLDSFYGRHFNSLNDLDVHSDGSIWFTDPTYGYDQGFSMKPDLPNQVYRFNPKTGDVRVVADQIGQPNGIAFSPDESIVYVTDTDAVWGNGDNDSTRPATIYAFDVKYYSGSPFLMNRRVFAYTDNGIPDGVKTDTEGNVYAGCGDGVHVWSPAGVLLGKIQLPGTSANLAFAKPGEMFALNEYRLWKVTLSQNVQGTILNEL from the exons ATGCTCTTCAAGAACgcctccttcctttttcccttAGTCCTGCCCCTAGGTGCCCTGGCGTCTTCAGGCCCCGGAAATGGCACCTCGGGCTTCATGACATTTCAACCGGGCTTCAAGGCCATTCTCGGCGAGCACCCGAAACTTGAACTTCTCCATGAAAATAGGACATATCCCTTCGCCCATGAAGCTCCAGTCTACATCCCGGACACAGGTGACCTCTTCATAGTCGGCAACTACCAGACCCCAACAGGTGGCCAAGCGATCCAAATCTCCCGCATGGTTCCCCAGAAGAATGGCAGCTATGTGCGCGAGATCATTCACCCCGACATTCCCATGGCCAACGGGGCTATCAACTACAATGGCGGCATTCTTTTCTGTGACCAGGGCACAAAAGAGCGTCCTTCTTCCCTGATCTTCATGAACGCGACCGCCCCCTACGAGACCAAAGTCCTGCTCGACAGCTTCTACGGCCGTCACTTTAACAGTCTTAACGACCTCGACGTGCATTCAGACGGCAGTATCTGGTTCACGGACCCGACATACGGCTACGACCAGGGCTTTAGCATGAAGCCGGACCTGCCAAACCAGGTCTACCGATTCAATCCCAAAACCGGCGACGTGCGCGTGGTGGCTGACCAGATTGGCCAACCGAATGGCAttgccttctcgccggacGAGAGTATCGTCTATGTAACCGATACCGATGCTGTTTGGGGAAACGGCGATAATGACTCCACCAGGCCTGCGACTAT CTACGCTTTTGACGTCAAATACTACTCCGGTTCTCCTTTCCTTATGAACCGCCGTGTCTTTGCGTACACCGATAACGGCATCCCCGACGGTGTCAAAACGGACACCGAGGGCAACGTGTATGCCGGGTGCGGCGATGGAGTCCATGTCTGGTCCCCCGCCGGTGTGCTGCTGGGCAAAATCCAGCTTCCTGGCACCTCGGCCAACCTGGCGTTTGCCAAACCTGGCGAGATGTTTGCGCTGAACGAGTACCGGCTCTGGAAGGTTACTCTGAGCCAGAATGTTCAGGGGACTATTCTCAATGAACTTTAA
- a CDS encoding uncharacterized protein (transcript_id=CADANIAT00007880) codes for MTYNSGQETPATHTAPRCVREPASVPVQLVEGAWGLVVRPDLPMPDAVIFYIHSNLLLSCLLSGAFILNIWGLILVWATLRSWESYGFTEESGDRKTHDSGLVSRQPQFIIQYPQGSLKFVSDEPNMHVAIMTFKCLTFKEYASPTELLPVRRTYRPIVESPEAGQIPQYQQPRPQNLG; via the exons ATGACATACAACTCTGGCCAAGAAACCCCGGCTACACATACAGCGCCACGCTGCGTCAGAGAACCGGCCAGTGTCCCGGTTCAATTGGTCGAGGGAGCTTGGGGTTTAGTCGTCAG ACCCGACTTACCCATGCCGGATGCTGTGATATTCTACATCCATAGT AACCTACTATTATCATGTTTGCTCAGCGG AGCTTTTATTCTCAACATTTGGGGTCTCATTCTCGTTTGGGCGACTCTCCGGAGCTGGGAGTCTTATGGCTTCACTGAAGAGTCAGGCGACCGCAAAACGCACGATTCGGGAT TAGTGTCTCGTCAGCCCCAATTTATCATTCAGTATCCACAAGGGTCACTCAAATTCGTCTCCGACGAGCCGAACATGCACGTTGCCATCATGACCTTCAAATGCTTGACGTTTAAGGAATATGCGAGTCCTACCGAGCTCCTACCTGTGCGCAGGACATATCGACCTATTGTTGAAAGCCCAGAAGCTGGCCAAATACCTCAATACCAACAGCCCAGGCCGCAAAATCTGGGCTAA
- a CDS encoding type 1 glutamine amidotransferase (transcript_id=CADANIAT00007881) gives MDQTYNPTPSAPVIRLMVLETDKPHPDTHSERGTFGKIVHEHFATAGRAHKPPVGVETDQVFVVSEQGGRIPSLEEFDSFDGLLITGSLYDAHGDDEWILQLLELLKTLWIKRADFRFLGVCFGHQLLARLLGGSIGPAPSQDWELGHCRIALTPVGQRLFRTRGDDNHVYLHQMHQDQVKIAPTAASAGPDMLPQDTEIAVWGHTDHTPVQGLYIPNRLFTTQAHLAFDEDMVKRQIQIRVEKGAISDLEHADRAAETADLEHDGVEVAKAILRLFMDDEEGQ, from the coding sequence ATGGACCAGACGTACAACCCCACGCCTTCGGCACCCGTTATCCGCCTCATGGTCCTCGAGACCGACAAGCCTCATCCAGACACACACTCCGAGCGCGGCACCTTCGGCAAGATCGTTCACGAGCATTTTGCTACCGCCGGGCGCGCCCACAAGCCACCGGTAGGAGTCGAGACAGATCAGGTCTTCGTTGTATCTGAGCAAGGCGGCCGGATTCCAAGTCTGGAAGAGTTTGACAGCTTCGACGGGCTGCTCATCACTGGAAGCCTGTACGACGCTCACGGTGATGACGAGTGgatcctgcagctgctggaacTTCTCAAAACCCTCTGGATCAAACGAGCAGATTTTCGCTTTCTGGGCGTCTGCTTTGGTCACCAGCTCCTTGCCCGTTTGTTGGGAGGTTCGATTGGGCCGGCGCCGTCTCAGGACTGGGAGCTCGGGCACTGTCGCATCGCGCTCACGCCTGTTGGGCAGCGTCTCTTCCGCACGCGTGGGGACGATAACCATGTCTACTTGCACCAGATGCACCAGGATCAAGTAAAGATTGCGCCAACCGCGGCGTCCGCAGGACCAGACATGTTGCCGCAGGATACAGAGATTGCAGTCTGGGGCCACACTGACCATACGCCTGTTCAGGGGCTCTATATCCCAAACCGCCTATTCACCACACAGGCGCATCTCGCATTTGACGAGGATATGGTCAAGCGGCAGATCCAGATTCGGGTGGAGAAGGGCGCAATCTCTGATCTCGAACACGCGGATCGGGCTGCTGAGACGGCTGATCTGGAGCATGATGGGGTTGAGGTTGCAAAGGCTATACTCAGGTTAttcatggatgatgaggagggacAGTGA
- a CDS encoding uncharacterized protein (transcript_id=CADANIAT00007882): MSNRNPVTSTESPGSLSADKRFFDEANAAFQNDGGWYNTFVPDTAMITRAEQGSRYQGPNLEEDEGDLAAEADAAMDANPAFGSYLDEQVEGVSDRAPSTAHLEILDNRSRPDSKTLAMSTNNPPEEAKEGSYGFPAWDTFESQKDGYALDRRAHLDEVERGPAVRHKNVGERDYNRASAEGQPDTQFNKSARFSPPSLKNGEGLEETWTDADLEEFRRAAGKR, encoded by the exons ATGTCAAACCGAAATCCAGTTACTAGTACAGAATCTCCCGGTTCCCTGAGTGCCGATAAACGTTT cttcgACGAGGCCAACGCGGCTTTCCAGAATGATGGAGGCTGGTACAATACATTTGTCCCGGATACTGCCATGATAACGCGGGCAGAACAGGGCTCAAGATATCAAGGGCCTAatctggaggaggacgagggcgaCTTGGCGGCCGAGGCAGATGCTGCAATGGACGCAAACCCTGCATTTGGTTCATACTTGGATGAGCAGGTCGAAGGAG TATCTGACCGGGCCCCAAGTACGGCTCACCTAGAGATCCTAGATAATCGATCAAGACCTGACTCCAAAACACTTGCCATGTCCACCAACAACCCGCCAGAGGAGGCGAAAGAAGGCTCATACGGCTT CCCCGCTTGGGACACATTCGAGTCTCAGAAAGACGGGTACGCGCTTGACAGAAGAGCACAcctggatgaggttgagcgTGGTCCAGCGGTTCGCCATAAGAACGTGGGTGAGCGCGATTACAACAGAGCCTCCGCTGAAGGGCAGCCAGACACACAATTCAACAAATCTGCGCGGTTTAGCCCTCCATCGCTCAAGAACGGCGAGGGCCTTGAAGAGACCTGGACGGATGCAGACTTGGAGGAATTTAGAAGAGCAGCTGGGAAGCGATAG
- a CDS encoding uncharacterized protein (transcript_id=CADANIAT00007883), translated as MAKQAKLHRSDQRPESYTSLNSSSATVKPQLYVFSSVIVRAWNATHKTSIGMTIKAPASARSPVGYGPLKSRRGCKTCKARRVKCGEEKPFCLRCTSTGRHCEYAGTTYGTFSSASSATTSAIETTLARSPSPTSTRAWRERRAFAYYSQHAAPILGGLDVEFWSTIVPRICHSEPAVWDAIISISSLFESYKPSNPVHKYRDALGWYSRSVSAVRQQIERGGADVFVGLISCVLFICIEALQGGTQEALRLYSQGTHLALALREQIASGVVPATKGSLLEETIVPIFARLSVLANSESKAAVNVLLRGTDRLLMPGFIFPSLKAAREAIFVLMAETQLFQEACEKHHDTTNEYNVPDHMISQQMAILSRLRTWHGAFTALTTSLRHRETPLSPQQTKTIALLYTHHEMLYIITSTCVSRFKTTTDTCLPNFQTIVEQSRIALDASNRPDGTQPPFTFDIGVGFPLWFAVLRCAEPLTRREAITLLKRAPQVQGFYARTFGVNFAQAVVDVEEAFAKSMAVSIEMDIGMAAVAATTAPKTLSQSPSVICLGSPCNSGRVSINSTSRSVSSSSSPPPTPANLKIPEEARIKPYGIFLPRNGIPPGTNEEDVAKWNLSPNQPFLQYSRNLIDPVTGVWRVVHEVIPITIDT; from the exons ATGGCAAAACAAGCTAAGCTTCACCGATCCGATCAGCGTCCTGAATCATACACCAGCTTGAACTCTTCATCAGCCACCGTCAAGCCGCAATTATATGTCTTCAGCTCCGTTATTGTCAGAGCCTGGAATGCCACTCACAAAACATCGATCGGCATGACGATCAAAGCCCCCGCGAGCGCGAGAAGCCCCGTCGGGTACGGGCCGCTGAAGTCCAGGCGGGGGTGCAAAACCTGCAA AGCCCGACGAGTCAAAtgcggagaagagaaaccgTTTTGCCTCCGCTGCACCAGCACAGGCCGGCACTGTGAGTACGCGGGCACAACATACGGGACATTCTCGTCTGCATCGTCCGCAACCACTAGCGCCATCGAGACCACGTTGGCACGATCTCCATCACCAACTTCAACGAGAGCATGGCGAGAGCGCCGCGCATTTGCATACTACTCCCAACATGCCGCACCGATCCTTGGCGGCCTGGACGTCGAATTCTGGAGTACTATTGTCCCCCGTATATGCCATAGCGAGCCAGCCGTCTGGGACGCCATTATCTCTATTAGCTCGTTATTCGAGAGCTATAAGCCCTCCAACCCTGTTCACAAGTACCGAGATGCGTTAGGGTGGTACTCGCGTTCTGTCTCTGCTGTTCGGCAGCAGATCGAGCGCGGCGGTGCAGACGTCTTCGTGGGCTTGATTAGTTGTGTCTTGTTTATCTGCATCGAGGCACTGCAGGGTGGCACGCAGGAGGCACTCAGGCTATATTCCCAGGGAACGCACCTAGCTCTGGCGCTTCGCGAACAAATAGCCAGCGGTGTCGTTCCAGCAACCAAGGGTTCAttgttggaggagacgaTCGTTCCGATCTTTGCGCGTCTTAGCGTACTAGCCAATTCCGAGTCCAAGGCAGCAGTCAATGTTTTGTTGCGAGGTACAGACCGGCTCTTGATGCCAGGTTTCATCTTTCCCTCGCTCAAGGCCGCCCGCGAGGCAATATTTGTTCTCATGGCTGAGACACAGTTATTCCAGGAAGCGTGCGAAAAGCACCACGATACCACAAATGAGTACAATGTCCCCGACCATATGATCTCGCAGCAGATGGCAATATTGTCGAGATTGCGGACTTGGCATGGAGCATTTACTGCCCTAACCACTTCTCTACGTCATCGAGAAACGCCGTTATCACCCCAGCAAACCAAAACAATCGCCCTCCTTTACACCCACCACGAAATGCTCTACATTATAACATCCACTTGCGTCTCCCGCTTCAAGACTACAACAGATACCTGTCTGCCAAATTTTCAAACAATAGTCGAGCAGTCGCGCATCGCACTCGACGCATCAAACCGCCCAGACGGGACTCAGCCACCCTTCACATTCGACATTGGAGTCGGGTTTCCGCTCTGGTTTGCTGTTCTGAGATGTGCAGAGCCCTTGACGAGACGCGAAGCAATAACACTGCTAAAGCGGGCGCCGCAAGTGCAGGGCTTTTATGCGAGGACTTTTGGCGTTAATTTTGCGCAGGCAGTtgtggatgttgaggaggcgTTTGCTAAGTCTATGGCTGTGTCTATCGAAATGGATATAGGCATGGCCGCGGTTGCCGCTACCACCGCCCCGAAAACACTCTCTCAGAGTCCTTCAGTGATTTGCCTCGGCAGCCCATGTAACAGCGGTAGGGTCTCAATAAACAGCACTAGCAGATCAGTATCGAGCTCTTCAAGTCCACCTCCGACCCCAGCCAACCTGAAAATACCCGAAGAAGCACGGATAAAACCATACGGGATCTTTCTTCCGCGAAACGGGATTCCTCCTGGGACAAATGAGGAAGACGTCGCAAAGTGGAATTTGAGTCCTAATCAGCCGTTCCTGCAGTACTCCCGGAATCTAATTGACCCCGTAACTGGTGTTTGGAGGGTTGTTCATGAGGTTATTCCGATTACAATTGATACTTGA